The DNA segment AGAACAGAGCTACTTTAACCATGAGTTGCACTTCTTCTTTTTTGACTTCGGACCTTAACCTCTCATCAAGAAGTGCTATAAAGTTTCCCGATTGTTGCAAATGGCATGCCTGCAATACAGAATAATATCCGGATATTTGGTGTTACATTCCAGTATAGAAGAAATCTGCAAACTAGTACACAAAGTGGTCCatcaaaagaagaaagaaggCAAGTACCCAATCCAAGAGACAAACAAACTTTTCGCTTGGCATGAAGTTATTGGTGTTCTTCCCACTAACGAGTTCCATTGTTAGAACTCCGAAACTATATACATCTGCTTTGTGTGTCAGGTGGCCCCATAATGCATATTCTGGTGCCATATATCCTCTGCACAATAAAATTGTGATGTTTTATGCAAAGCACGGTTTTTACGCAAGTCACTTAGTAGACATAAAGAGGAGGAAGTTTGTTGACTACCAAAAATTAGGGAACTCACATGGTTCCAGCAACTCGGGTGGTGATGTGGGTCTTCTCCTCTTCATCGAGCCTAGCCAATCCAAAGTCTGATATTTTAGGGTTTAAGTCACTATCGAGAAGCACATTAGTAGCTTTAATGTCTCTGTGAACAATCTTGAGTCTTGATTCTTCATGCAGAAAAGCCAGACCTTTAGCTATACCAATACAGATCCGAAGCCTCGTAGGCCAGTCTAGTTCAAGCTGATTATTTTCTGAACCTACATATCATGCCAAGAAGGTATAACTTGTATTAAATTTTATCCATGTGAAACACGACATTAGTTAATAATGTCTTAATTCTTTAATAGTTACAAAGAGTGAAAAAAAGGATGAGAGCATGATGCAGGACTCACCAAACAAAGCACGTGCAAGGCTATTGTTTTCCATGTACTCATACACCAGTAGCAATTGATCCCCTTCAACACAAAATCCATGAAGCTTGACAAGATTCGGGTGTTGTAAACACGATATCATCCCAATCTCATTCAGAAATTCACAATTTCCTTGCCGTGATTTAGAGGACAGCTGCTTTACTGCAATCCTGGTTCCATCAGATAACTGACCCTGAATCCCGAACTTTATTAGAATAAAGTAAATATTAGTAATAACAGGATCGTCATATAGCATTTAGCTAGGCACCTTGAACACGGGACCAAAACCTCCTTCTCCAATCTTGTTAGCAGGATCAAAGTCATCAGTGGCAACTTTAATCTGTTTCAAAGTGAAATTCCCCAATGACGAGTCTTCTTTGGTATCTGTCCAAAAAAAAGCTCCTTCTTATCTACACATGTATTGACTACAAAAAGAACTTCCTTTCGACTGTCAGTTGCTTACTATCTAATTCTATCATTTTCATGACAGGTAATTTAATTGCATCATTGACGAAAAAGCTACACTAAATCGAACGGATGAAGGACCTTGCTATTGCACTCACTGTTCCTGCAATTGATTTATTTAAAAGGAAACGGGGAAAAGGTGGAATAACTCCACTTAACTGGGAAATATACAAGAGAGTTCGACCAGCAGAAATGTAGAAAGTCTGTAAATGCAAAGAATTAATTTCTAAATAACACATCACCAACAGAATTAGAGGATGTACACTCCACTTAACTGGGAAATATAAAAGAGAGTTCGACCAGCAGAAATGTAGAAAGTCTGTAAATGCAAAGAATTAATTTCTAAATAACACATCACCAACAGAATTAGAGGATGTACCTTCTTTCCACCAATATTTCACAAGCAAATGGCCTTTCCACCAAAGAATTCCAAGTGTGAAGAGGACAAGGCATGATCCTAGAACCCCAACAACAATGGCATATGAAGAtccattgttttttctttttgagcaagGTTTAGAATCTGCCCAACACAGCAATGTTAATTAATAACGCAGAACGGAAAAAAGGCCTAGCAGAAATCTTTTAAAGAAAGTTTGTGTTCATTTATGTTTTTCAGGGAATGGGGTCTCAAATTAAAAAATGCAAGTGCTGAAGGGGCGAGGAAAGACTATACAAGCAGGTATACCAGATATTACAGAAATAGCTGATACAAGTGGCCCATAGGCACTTCTTTGAGGAATCCTTGTTGTTCCTTTGCCATCCCAGAAGAATCGAATCTCCAAGAAATTAGTTGTCACACTTACATTTGAAATTTGTTTAACTAAAGGCTTTAGTGAACCCTTTGCCTCTGATTCAATATTGAAGTCTTTCCACACTAATTTTTCCTGTGACGATTGAGGTTAATGTACCCACAATTTACtccaaaaaagggaaaaaaaaaagggtctTCAAAAGCATGTTTAACTGATCACCTGAACATAAATGTCAAATATGCGCCTACCAAGGCTGTTATATGCTTCATCTGGAGTAAACTGTAACTCTgcaaaattgaaagttatggtGTAATTTCCATTCTCTAAGCAATAATGGAAATAAGTGAGCGATATTGGAGCTCTGCGAGCTGTTGTGTACAGTTCTGAGATGTTTGACAATGGCTTTGATACGGTGTAACGTGTATTTTGGAAATCATTGTCATCCATGAAGTCTCCAGTGCTACTAAATCCCCAATAACTATCttctttaatataatattttgctGCACCACCTTCAACATCACCATCTCCTTCATATAATATGTTTGTTTTATGTTCCTTGATCCTTGTGCCCTTTCCACCACAATTAACATGTAAACAATTTGAATCTGCTACAAAGCAAATAATCAgtattaaagaaagaaataaggtaagtaatatATTTAAGGAATACAACATAAAGCCATTCTTTTACAGCTATGGTACTGTCATGAAATTTTGTACCAAACTCAGCACCATTGTGAATCTTTAATCTGATTGTTCCATAAATATATTGCTCCTTGGTGAATATGAACTTGGACTAATCAATTATCTATTAGTTTATTTTACTGTGTTCTTCATGTATGTTAGTGTTTCAAGGCTGCaactatttttacaaaaaaaataagacTAAGTGCTAGGGAGATTTGTTAGCTTGTTAGTAGGAGTagcaatttgaatttattttgtatataagGGCTGCTTTGTTTATCAATTAAATCATCCCTTCATTCATATTTTGTTCTATGCTTCAATTAGTTCTTTGCTAAACCAACAATGGTATCAAGAGCTATTTTTCTTGAGAGACCTGTGAAAAAAGTTTTGTGAAAGTTTTGAGAGAAAATTTAATGGAATCGGGATCGAGTAACCTGTCCATCTTAACCCCACTTGTGTTTGATGGAGAGAATTATCAAGCATGGCTACATGGAGGGTTGTG comes from the Gossypium hirsutum isolate 1008001.06 chromosome A06, Gossypium_hirsutum_v2.1, whole genome shotgun sequence genome and includes:
- the LOC107937786 gene encoding probable LRR receptor-like serine/threonine-protein kinase RFK1 isoform X2, whose product is MVTRKLFVFWIIAVGCFSLLRYSESKVPEEEVDALEEITTAMGSTYWKFIGDSCEIEMVGVTLVPPKNSEHEISCECEADGTVCHVVRIAIKGYNLPGILPPQLVKLPYLREIDFAYNYLNGTIPIEWASMKLTSISLLVNRLSGEIPKYLGNITTLTYLSLEANQFSGPVPPELGNLVNLTTLMLSSNQLTGNLPVTFSLLKNLTDLRINDNNFNGTIPGFIQNWEQLSRLEMHASGLKGPIPVNLSPLRNLLVLRISDINGPSQDFPVLRDMKGLVTLVLRSCNISGEIPDYVWAMKNLEMLDLSFNKLVGKIPTRISADHLRFVFLSGNMLSGDVPDSILKQGSSIDLSYNNFEWQGPEKPVCQENMNLNLNLFRSSSSRNNLRGALPCKKDFTCPQYSNCLHVNCGGKGTRIKEHKTNILYEGDGDVEGGAAKYYIKEDSYWGFSSTGDFMDDNDFQNTRYTVSKPLSNISELYTTARRAPISLTYFHYCLENGNYTITFNFAELQFTPDEAYNSLGRRIFDIYVQEKLVWKDFNIESEAKGSLKPLVKQISNVSVTTNFLEIRFFWDGKGTTRIPQRSAYGPLVSAISVISDSKPCSKRKNNGSSYAIVVGVLGSCLVLFTLGILWWKGHLLVKYWWKEDTKEDSSLGNFTLKQIKVATDDFDPANKIGEGGFGPVFKGQLSDGTRIAVKQLSSKSRQGNCEFLNEIGMISCLQHPNLVKLHGFCVEGDQLLLVYEYMENNSLARALFGSENNQLELDWPTRLRICIGIAKGLAFLHEESRLKIVHRDIKATNVLLDSDLNPKISDFGLARLDEEEKTHITTRVAGTIGYMAPEYALWGHLTHKADVYSFGVLTMELVSGKNTNNFMPSEKFVCLLDWACHLQQSGNFIALLDERLRSEVKKEEVQLMVKVALFCTNASASLRPTMSEVVNMLEGRMRVPDSIPEPSSFTEALRFKAMRDLQQQKEDHSSSRSQTQNSTSVHSFYSSSTSNNSNEIKPDSGFCQ
- the LOC107937786 gene encoding probable LRR receptor-like serine/threonine-protein kinase RFK1 isoform X1, producing MVTRKLFVFWIIAVGCFSLLRYSESKVPEEEVDALEEITTAMGSTYWKFIGDSCEIEMVGVTLVPPKNSEHEISCECEADGTVCHVVRIAIKGYNLPGILPPQLVKLPYLREIDFAYNYLNGTIPIEWASMKLTSISLLVNRLSGEIPKYLGNITTLTYLSLEANQFSGPVPPELGNLVNLTTLMLSSNQLTGNLPVTFSLLKNLTDLRINDNNFNGTIPGFIQNWEQLSRLEMHASGLKGPIPVNLSPLRNLLVLRISDINGPSQDFPVLRDMKGLVTLVLRSCNISGEIPDYVWAMKNLEMLDLSFNKLVGKIPTRISADHLRFVFLSGNMLSGDVPDSILKQGSSIDLSYNNFEWQGPEKPVCQENMNLNLNLFRSSSSRNNLRGALPCKKDFTCPQSDSNCLHVNCGGKGTRIKEHKTNILYEGDGDVEGGAAKYYIKEDSYWGFSSTGDFMDDNDFQNTRYTVSKPLSNISELYTTARRAPISLTYFHYCLENGNYTITFNFAELQFTPDEAYNSLGRRIFDIYVQEKLVWKDFNIESEAKGSLKPLVKQISNVSVTTNFLEIRFFWDGKGTTRIPQRSAYGPLVSAISVISDSKPCSKRKNNGSSYAIVVGVLGSCLVLFTLGILWWKGHLLVKYWWKEDTKEDSSLGNFTLKQIKVATDDFDPANKIGEGGFGPVFKGQLSDGTRIAVKQLSSKSRQGNCEFLNEIGMISCLQHPNLVKLHGFCVEGDQLLLVYEYMENNSLARALFGSENNQLELDWPTRLRICIGIAKGLAFLHEESRLKIVHRDIKATNVLLDSDLNPKISDFGLARLDEEEKTHITTRVAGTIGYMAPEYALWGHLTHKADVYSFGVLTMELVSGKNTNNFMPSEKFVCLLDWACHLQQSGNFIALLDERLRSEVKKEEVQLMVKVALFCTNASASLRPTMSEVVNMLEGRMRVPDSIPEPSSFTEALRFKAMRDLQQQKEDHSSSRSQTQNSTSVHSFYSSSTSNNSNEIKPDSGFCQ
- the LOC107937786 gene encoding probable LRR receptor-like serine/threonine-protein kinase RFK1 isoform X3, encoding MLIQLRCFCSFLHSYILLRCLWNYECLLVDALEEITTAMGSTYWKFIGDSCEIEMVGVTLVPPKNSEHEISCECEADGTVCHVVRIAIKGYNLPGILPPQLVKLPYLREIDFAYNYLNGTIPIEWASMKLTSISLLVNRLSGEIPKYLGNITTLTYLSLEANQFSGPVPPELGNLVNLTTLMLSSNQLTGNLPVTFSLLKNLTDLRINDNNFNGTIPGFIQNWEQLSRLEMHASGLKGPIPVNLSPLRNLLVLRISDINGPSQDFPVLRDMKGLVTLVLRSCNISGEIPDYVWAMKNLEMLDLSFNKLVGKIPTRISADHLRFVFLSGNMLSGDVPDSILKQGSSIDLSYNNFEWQGPEKPVCQENMNLNLNLFRSSSSRNNLRGALPCKKDFTCPQSDSNCLHVNCGGKGTRIKEHKTNILYEGDGDVEGGAAKYYIKEDSYWGFSSTGDFMDDNDFQNTRYTVSKPLSNISELYTTARRAPISLTYFHYCLENGNYTITFNFAELQFTPDEAYNSLGRRIFDIYVQEKLVWKDFNIESEAKGSLKPLVKQISNVSVTTNFLEIRFFWDGKGTTRIPQRSAYGPLVSAISVISDSKPCSKRKNNGSSYAIVVGVLGSCLVLFTLGILWWKGHLLVKYWWKEDTKEDSSLGNFTLKQIKVATDDFDPANKIGEGGFGPVFKGQLSDGTRIAVKQLSSKSRQGNCEFLNEIGMISCLQHPNLVKLHGFCVEGDQLLLVYEYMENNSLARALFGSENNQLELDWPTRLRICIGIAKGLAFLHEESRLKIVHRDIKATNVLLDSDLNPKISDFGLARLDEEEKTHITTRVAGTIGYMAPEYALWGHLTHKADVYSFGVLTMELVSGKNTNNFMPSEKFVCLLDWACHLQQSGNFIALLDERLRSEVKKEEVQLMVKVALFCTNASASLRPTMSEVVNMLEGRMRVPDSIPEPSSFTEALRFKAMRDLQQQKEDHSSSRSQTQNSTSVHSFYSSSTSNNSNEIKPDSGFCQ
- the LOC107937786 gene encoding probable LRR receptor-like serine/threonine-protein kinase RFK1 isoform X5, whose product is MVTRKLFVFWIIAVGCFSLLRYSESKVPEEEVDALEEITTAMGSTYWKFIGDSCEIEMVGVTLVPPKNSEHEISCECEADGTVCHVVRIAIKGYNLPGILPPQLVKLPYLREIDFAYNYLNGTIPIEWASMKLTSISLLVNRLSGEIPKYLGNITTLTYLSLEANQFSGPVPPELGNLVNLTTLMLSSNQLTGNLPVTFSLLKNLTDLRINDNNFNGTIPGFIQNWEQLSRLEMHASGLKGPIPVNLSPLRNLLVLRISDINGPSQDFPVLRDMKGLVTLVLRSCNISGEIPDYVWAMKNLEMLDLSFNKLVGKIPTRISADHLRFVFLSGNMLSGDVPDSILKQGSSIDLSYNNFEWQGPEKPVCQENMNLNLNLFRSSSSRNNLRGALPCKKDFTCPQYSNCLHVNCGGKGTRIKEHKTNILYEGDGDVEGGAAKYYIKEDSYWGFSSTGDFMDDNDFQNTRYTVSKPLSNISELYTTARRAPISLTYFHYCLENGNYTITFNFAELQFTPDEAYNSLGRRIFDIYVQEKLVWKDFNIESEAKGSLKPLVKQISNVSVTTNFLEIRFFWDGKGTTRIPQRSAYGPLVSAISVISDSKPCSKRKNNGSSYAIVVGVLGSCLVLFTLGILWWKGHLLVKYWWKEDTKEDSSLGNFTLKQIKVATDDFDPANKIGEGGFGPVFKGQLSDGTRIAVKQLSSKSRQGNCEFLNEIGMISCLQHPNLVKLHGFCVEGDQLLLVYEYMENNSLARALFGSENNQLELDWPTRLRICIGIAKGLAFLHEESRLKIVHRDIKATNVLLDSDLNPKISDFGLARLDEEEKTHITTRVAGTM
- the LOC107937786 gene encoding probable LRR receptor-like serine/threonine-protein kinase RFK1 isoform X4, which encodes MVTRKLFVFWIIAVGCFSLLRYSESKVPEEEVDALEEITTAMGSTYWKFIGDSCEIEMVGVTLVPPKNSEHEISCECEADGTVCHVVRIAIKGYNLPGILPPQLVKLPYLREIDFAYNYLNGTIPIEWASMKLTSISLLVNRLSGEIPKYLGNITTLTYLSLEANQFSGPVPPELGNLVNLTTLMLSSNQLTGNLPVTFSLLKNLTDLRINDNNFNGTIPGFIQNWEQLSRLEMHASGLKGPIPVNLSPLRNLLVLRISDINGPSQDFPVLRDMKGLVTLVLRSCNISGEIPDYVWAMKNLEMLDLSFNKLVGKIPTRISADHLRFVFLSGNMLSGDVPDSILKQGSSIDLSYNNFEWQGPEKPVCQENMNLNLNLFRSSSSRNNLRGALPCKKDFTCPQSDSNCLHVNCGGKGTRIKEHKTNILYEGDGDVEGGAAKYYIKEDSYWGFSSTGDFMDDNDFQNTRYTVSKPLSNISELYTTARRAPISLTYFHYCLENGNYTITFNFAELQFTPDEAYNSLGRRIFDIYVQEKLVWKDFNIESEAKGSLKPLVKQISNVSVTTNFLEIRFFWDGKGTTRIPQRSAYGPLVSAISVISDSKPCSKRKNNGSSYAIVVGVLGSCLVLFTLGILWWKGHLLVKYWWKEDTKEDSSLGNFTLKQIKVATDDFDPANKIGEGGFGPVFKGQLSDGTRIAVKQLSSKSRQGNCEFLNEIGMISCLQHPNLVKLHGFCVEGDQLLLVYEYMENNSLARALFGSENNQLELDWPTRLRICIGIAKGLAFLHEESRLKIVHRDIKATNVLLDSDLNPKISDFGLARLDEEEKTHITTRVAGTM